The Sorangiineae bacterium MSr11367 genome window below encodes:
- a CDS encoding beta-ketoacyl-[acyl-carrier-protein] synthase family protein: MTNRPSNLPHVDPQRVNAGGVPRVFITGVGVVSSIGLGKDEFFRSLGTGRSGISPVESFDASGLGRTYAGEVKQFRAKDHLTQAELRRTGRCSAMTLAAARMAISDSNIGATHLKGGRTAVVLGTTMGEASIIADLDHRWIHRGPQAVKRALLPKYGSTLLPIHVARAIGAQGMVLTLPAACAAGNYAIGFAADLIRAGRADVVISGAAEILQELQYSGFVRLAAMAQNRCQPFDLNRQGLILGEGAGVLVLESEAHAVRRGAHALAEVGGYGLSCDAYHITRPHPEAAGSIVAMRQAIARTGLTPDDIDFVNAHGTGTRANDTAEAKVMNDVFGDRRVPISSVKSMIGHCMGAASALEAIACVMTLETGIYPPTLGYETPDPECNVELVANVAREGRSKVILNNSLAFGGYNAVTCFARPGVLPEPPICDPREEETLAAAS; the protein is encoded by the coding sequence GTGACGAACCGACCCTCGAACCTACCCCATGTCGACCCGCAGCGGGTGAACGCTGGAGGTGTCCCACGGGTTTTCATCACCGGCGTCGGCGTCGTTAGCTCGATCGGCCTTGGCAAGGACGAGTTTTTCCGCTCGCTCGGAACGGGGCGGAGCGGGATTTCGCCGGTTGAATCCTTCGACGCCAGCGGACTCGGCCGCACGTACGCCGGCGAAGTGAAACAATTCCGCGCCAAAGACCACCTCACGCAGGCGGAGCTGCGGCGCACGGGCCGTTGCTCGGCGATGACCCTCGCCGCCGCCCGCATGGCCATCTCCGATTCGAACATCGGCGCGACGCACCTCAAAGGCGGCCGGACCGCCGTCGTTCTCGGGACGACGATGGGTGAGGCCAGCATCATCGCAGATCTCGACCATCGCTGGATTCACCGAGGCCCCCAGGCCGTCAAGCGCGCGCTCCTGCCGAAGTACGGGTCGACGCTGTTGCCGATTCACGTGGCGCGGGCCATTGGGGCCCAGGGAATGGTGCTCACCTTGCCGGCCGCGTGCGCGGCAGGCAATTACGCGATTGGCTTTGCAGCGGATTTGATTCGCGCGGGCCGAGCGGACGTGGTCATCAGCGGCGCGGCGGAAATCCTTCAAGAGCTGCAGTACAGCGGATTCGTGCGGCTCGCGGCCATGGCGCAGAATCGTTGCCAGCCATTCGATTTGAATCGTCAGGGGCTCATCTTGGGCGAGGGCGCCGGCGTGCTGGTGCTCGAGTCGGAGGCCCACGCGGTTCGCCGCGGGGCGCATGCTCTCGCGGAGGTCGGCGGTTACGGCCTCTCGTGCGACGCCTACCACATCACGCGGCCCCATCCCGAGGCGGCGGGCAGCATCGTGGCCATGCGCCAAGCGATCGCTCGTACGGGCCTCACGCCGGACGATATCGACTTCGTGAATGCCCACGGCACGGGCACCCGCGCCAACGACACCGCGGAAGCCAAGGTGATGAACGACGTGTTCGGCGATCGGCGTGTGCCCATCTCCAGCGTCAAGAGCATGATCGGCCACTGCATGGGCGCGGCGAGCGCGCTCGAGGCCATCGCCTGCGTGATGACCCTCGAGACGGGCATCTACCCGCCAACGCTTGGCTACGAGACGCCGGATCCCGAGTGCAACGTGGAGCTCGTGGCCAACGTCGCCCGCGAAGGGCGTTCCAAGGTCATCCTGAACAACTCGCTCGCCTTCGGTGGCTACAACGCCGTCACGTGCTTCGCGCGCCCCGGGGTCCTGCCCGAGCCGCCGATCTGCGATCCGCGCGAGGAAGAAACCCTCGCGGCCGCGTCGTAA
- a CDS encoding fatty acyl-AMP ligase, giving the protein MRPDGQERLCSFSEINAEATRRAAHLLSRGLNKGDRVALVIPESDEFVLSFLGAIYAGLVPVPMYPQLSFKNVESYHDTVAHITRASGASLLLTTTNTRPFVEPVKDKVEGLQSILSVSELDGPAPGAIDHVKISPTDPCFFQFTSGSTSRPKGVVVTHGNLAANSEAIMIHGLAKDSSVDKGVSWLPLFHDMGLIGFVIAPLFTDIPVVFLPTASFVRAPRVWLDTIHRHRGTITYAPNFAYALVAKRLKDKDVQGLDLSCIKIAGSGSEPIQSKTLHDFAEKLKPAKFDPRAFLPSYGMAEATLAVTFVKHMTGMRTDTVDSRALQQGKATPLSQNGKNGDSTGHQELVCCGHAFPDHEIAIVDEHGKRLADREVGEIIARGPSITPGYYQEPELTAQSWKQHDGETWLHTGDLGYMIDGEVYICGRIKDIIIIRGRNYYPQDIEWAVSELPGIRRGNVVAFSVDVDGEEQLVICAEAFQSDAAGLLEQITSTVAGQIGLSVHKVEIVPQGMLPRTSSGKPQRRKTKQMFLEGTLPKAGRANAANPSESHGGEGAQDGPQ; this is encoded by the coding sequence GTGCGACCCGACGGACAAGAGCGTCTGTGCTCCTTTTCAGAAATCAACGCCGAAGCAACGCGCCGCGCCGCGCATTTGCTGTCGCGAGGGCTGAATAAGGGCGACCGCGTCGCGCTCGTCATTCCGGAGAGCGACGAGTTCGTTCTCTCGTTTTTGGGCGCCATTTACGCGGGTCTCGTGCCCGTGCCGATGTACCCGCAATTGTCCTTCAAGAACGTCGAGAGCTATCACGACACGGTCGCGCATATCACGCGTGCGTCGGGCGCTTCGCTGTTGCTCACCACGACGAACACCCGTCCGTTCGTCGAGCCGGTCAAGGACAAGGTCGAGGGACTGCAGAGCATCCTCTCGGTGTCCGAATTGGACGGTCCGGCCCCTGGCGCGATCGACCATGTGAAAATTTCGCCCACTGATCCCTGTTTCTTCCAGTTCACATCTGGGAGCACCTCGCGGCCCAAGGGCGTGGTCGTCACCCACGGAAATCTCGCGGCCAACAGCGAGGCCATCATGATCCACGGCCTGGCGAAGGATTCGTCGGTCGACAAGGGCGTGAGCTGGCTGCCGCTGTTCCACGATATGGGGCTCATCGGCTTCGTCATCGCCCCGCTCTTCACGGACATCCCGGTCGTCTTTTTGCCGACGGCGAGTTTCGTTCGCGCCCCCCGCGTATGGCTCGACACCATCCATAGGCACCGCGGCACCATCACGTATGCGCCGAACTTTGCTTATGCCTTGGTGGCCAAACGTCTAAAGGACAAAGACGTGCAGGGCCTCGACCTTTCGTGCATCAAAATCGCCGGCAGCGGTTCCGAACCGATTCAGTCCAAAACGCTTCACGACTTCGCCGAGAAGCTGAAGCCCGCCAAGTTCGATCCGCGCGCCTTCTTGCCGTCCTACGGCATGGCAGAAGCCACCCTCGCGGTCACCTTCGTCAAGCACATGACCGGCATGCGCACCGACACGGTGGATTCGCGCGCTCTCCAACAGGGCAAAGCGACGCCCCTTTCTCAAAATGGCAAGAATGGCGACAGCACTGGCCATCAGGAGCTCGTGTGCTGCGGTCATGCCTTCCCCGATCACGAGATTGCCATCGTGGACGAGCACGGGAAACGTCTCGCCGATCGCGAAGTGGGCGAGATCATTGCGCGCGGACCGAGCATCACGCCCGGTTACTACCAAGAGCCGGAACTCACCGCGCAGTCGTGGAAGCAGCACGACGGCGAGACGTGGCTGCACACGGGCGACCTCGGATACATGATCGACGGCGAGGTCTATATCTGCGGTCGTATCAAGGACATCATCATCATTCGGGGCCGCAACTACTACCCGCAGGACATCGAGTGGGCAGTGAGCGAGCTCCCGGGCATTCGCCGCGGAAACGTGGTGGCGTTCAGTGTCGATGTGGATGGCGAAGAGCAGTTGGTGATCTGCGCGGAAGCCTTCCAGAGCGACGCAGCAGGACTGTTGGAACAAATCACTTCCACGGTCGCAGGCCAAATTGGCCTTTCCGTTCACAAGGTCGAAATCGTCCCGCAAGGGATGCTGCCCCGCACATCGAGCGGAAAGCCGCAACGTCGCAAGACGAAGCAGATGTTCCTCGAAGGGACACTGCCGAAGGCCGGGCGGGCGAATGCGGCCAACCCCTCCGAATCGCATGGCGGGGAAGGTGCGCAGGATGGTCCTCAATAG
- a CDS encoding acyl carrier protein: MASSRAELLELFSKTATEIVEKEFSNISETTVISELGIDSLGMLEIVGSMERQLKIQLPDESLAGIQTVKDLIELVERKRQGV, from the coding sequence ATGGCGTCAAGTCGGGCAGAGCTCCTGGAGTTGTTCTCAAAGACCGCGACCGAGATCGTGGAAAAGGAGTTCTCCAACATTTCGGAGACCACGGTCATCAGCGAGCTCGGGATCGACTCCCTGGGAATGCTCGAGATCGTTGGCTCGATGGAGCGGCAGCTCAAGATTCAGCTTCCGGACGAGTCTCTCGCCGGAATCCAAACGGTCAAAGATTTGATCGAGCTCGTGGAACGAAAGCGGCAAGGCGTTTGA